The Nocardia sp. XZ_19_385 genome window below encodes:
- a CDS encoding cell envelope biogenesis protein OmpA, which yields MVVPFITLAHTDRTRPIWGKLDPARVQPAFEDKLCQICGERLSDPFVVYIRPDDFQRGLAVEAGLHPECGLYSKQACPMLVGAMARYNPNPLKHFRHCADPACGCGRWSVPEPDPREGDREGTPADTWYEAWISLADYRIVNDPGNERYAPAVGISLRPPTRIRRLRKIRDAAPNTEIDQPADLLAAVNAVRKLFGIDNVSS from the coding sequence ATGGTGGTGCCGTTCATCACCCTCGCTCATACCGACCGCACCCGCCCGATCTGGGGCAAACTCGATCCCGCCCGGGTACAGCCGGCCTTCGAGGACAAGCTCTGCCAGATCTGCGGCGAACGACTCAGCGACCCGTTCGTCGTCTACATCCGCCCTGACGATTTCCAGCGCGGCTTGGCAGTCGAGGCGGGGCTGCATCCCGAATGCGGCTTGTATTCGAAGCAGGCGTGCCCCATGCTGGTTGGCGCAATGGCCCGCTATAATCCCAACCCGCTCAAGCACTTTCGCCACTGCGCGGACCCCGCCTGCGGGTGCGGTCGGTGGAGTGTGCCCGAACCCGATCCTCGCGAGGGCGATCGTGAAGGAACACCCGCCGACACCTGGTACGAAGCCTGGATCAGCCTCGCCGACTACAGGATCGTCAACGATCCCGGCAACGAGCGCTACGCCCCGGCCGTCGGTATCAGCCTGCGACCACCGACGCGAATCCGGCGACTCCGCAAGATCCGCGACGCCGCACCCAACACCGAGATCGACCAGCCCGCTGACCTCCTCGCCGCGGTCAACGCTGTACGCAAGCTCTTCGGTATCGACAACGTCTCTTCGTAA
- a CDS encoding amidoligase family protein, with translation MPVPTAVDTQCENCSAPTPEADLIVTADGQQVCEQCLLRFSQCQDCRRHTREITAILDGPDVCEDCADNYDTCDACHRRTRESSAVDNDERVCEDCLEQDYHDCLECSTMIRWDRRYCLACESVYCHDAVHDSDYKPVPSFHGTGPLYLGLELELRTPRGAFGAAVESSINHLDGLGYLKEDGSITNGRGFELVTHPMSYEYAHTHFPWRLLERLRQLGAYTDDEVGIHVHVSRAGFTSPAHVYRWLKFVYRNESAVTTLARRASTRWAQFCPNTRKRIGGIVKGEDLFSHRYQAVNTRPVHTFELRVFASSLQPQQVQAALAFADASVEYTRTLTAAQITRHNGWQWNAFVTWLAARPRYAPLLAELTDLEALECAC, from the coding sequence ATGCCCGTACCCACAGCAGTCGACACGCAGTGCGAAAACTGCTCCGCTCCCACCCCTGAAGCCGACCTCATCGTCACCGCCGACGGCCAACAGGTGTGTGAGCAGTGCCTGCTCCGCTTCTCGCAATGCCAGGACTGCCGTCGGCACACCCGCGAGATCACCGCCATCCTCGACGGCCCCGACGTGTGCGAGGACTGCGCCGACAACTACGACACCTGCGATGCATGCCACCGCCGCACCCGCGAGAGCTCCGCCGTCGACAACGACGAACGCGTCTGCGAAGACTGCCTCGAGCAGGATTATCACGACTGCCTCGAATGCTCCACCATGATCCGCTGGGACCGGCGCTATTGCTTGGCCTGCGAATCGGTCTACTGCCACGACGCGGTCCACGACTCCGACTACAAGCCGGTGCCGAGTTTCCACGGCACCGGTCCGCTCTATCTGGGTCTCGAGCTCGAATTACGGACGCCCAGAGGTGCTTTCGGCGCTGCGGTCGAGTCCTCGATCAATCACCTGGATGGCCTCGGCTACCTGAAGGAGGACGGGTCGATCACCAACGGCCGGGGCTTCGAACTGGTCACCCACCCGATGTCGTACGAGTACGCGCACACCCATTTCCCGTGGCGGCTGCTGGAGCGGTTGCGCCAGCTCGGGGCCTACACCGACGACGAGGTCGGGATCCACGTCCACGTCTCACGCGCCGGCTTCACCTCCCCGGCGCACGTGTATCGATGGCTCAAGTTCGTCTACCGCAACGAATCTGCGGTCACGACCCTGGCACGCCGCGCGTCCACGCGCTGGGCTCAGTTCTGCCCGAACACCCGCAAACGCATCGGCGGAATCGTCAAGGGCGAAGACCTCTTCAGTCACCGCTATCAAGCCGTCAACACCAGACCGGTGCACACCTTCGAGCTGCGGGTGTTCGCCAGTTCGCTGCAACCCCAGCAGGTGCAGGCCGCGCTCGCTTTCGCTGACGCCTCGGTCGAATACACCCGCACACTCACCGCCGCCCAGATCACCCGCCATAACGGCTGGCAATGGAACGCCTTCGTCACGTGGCTGGCCGCCCGCCCCCGGTACGCGCCGCTGCTGGCCGAACTCACCGATCTGGAGGCGCTCGAATGTGCTTGCTGA
- a CDS encoding class II glutamine amidotransferase, whose product MCLLTYFPPGIAPDTGALVRGAVVNPHGHGFAVVAGSQIVVGHDLDPARVIANFELVRARYPGGPALFHSRFATKGAIHIGNCHPFYLGGDGRTVLAHNGTLPKRVHPRAYDPRSDTRIAAEDYLPTKPFGSLDSHRGARGLTSWLGSSKLVILTVDPAYRQRGYIFNEQAGFWRDEIWYSNASYRPLAEPAHWERLMCGGCFHFPRNRAGRYCPRCGWCFHCELALFECACLTARSSISDRSVRPLMLAKATSPETGAAPEHD is encoded by the coding sequence ATGTGCTTGCTGACCTACTTCCCGCCCGGTATCGCGCCCGACACCGGCGCCTTGGTGCGGGGTGCGGTGGTCAATCCGCACGGGCACGGGTTCGCGGTTGTCGCCGGGAGCCAGATCGTGGTCGGTCACGACCTCGATCCGGCCCGGGTGATCGCGAACTTCGAGCTGGTGCGTGCGCGCTACCCGGGTGGTCCGGCGTTGTTCCATTCCCGTTTCGCCACCAAAGGCGCGATCCACATCGGCAACTGCCACCCCTTCTACCTCGGCGGTGACGGTCGAACGGTGCTGGCGCACAACGGGACACTGCCCAAACGGGTGCATCCGCGTGCTTACGATCCGCGCTCAGACACCCGCATCGCCGCCGAGGACTACCTACCCACCAAGCCATTCGGGTCCCTCGACAGCCACCGCGGTGCTCGTGGCCTGACCTCGTGGTTGGGGTCGAGCAAGCTGGTGATCCTCACCGTCGACCCCGCCTACCGCCAGCGCGGCTACATCTTCAATGAGCAGGCCGGGTTCTGGCGCGATGAGATCTGGTACTCCAACGCCAGCTACCGCCCGCTCGCCGAGCCTGCCCATTGGGAGCGGTTGATGTGCGGGGGTTGCTTCCATTTCCCCCGCAACCGTGCCGGTCGCTACTGCCCGCGCTGCGGCTGGTGCTTCCACTGCGAACTTGCCCTCTTCGAATGCGCCTGCCTGACAGCGCGATCCAGCATCAGCGACCGCAGCGTCCGACCGCTCATGCTCGCCAAGGCCACATCACCCGAGACGGGCGCCGCACCCGAGCACGACTAG
- a CDS encoding XF1762 family protein, protein MGHKFSLGVAFDGVVVGVCIVGRPAARFLYDGTTLEVSRLATDGTRNAASLLLGTAWRAAKALGYTRLVTYTRHSETGSSLRGAGFHGVAQRHPRRGWDCPTRPRLDRGTGGLARTLWEAS, encoded by the coding sequence GTGGGGCACAAGTTCTCCCTCGGCGTCGCATTCGACGGTGTCGTCGTCGGTGTCTGCATCGTGGGGCGCCCGGCCGCCAGGTTCCTCTATGACGGCACCACCCTCGAGGTGAGCCGCCTCGCGACCGACGGCACCCGCAACGCCGCCAGTCTGCTGTTGGGCACGGCGTGGCGGGCGGCCAAAGCCCTCGGCTACACCCGCCTGGTCACCTACACCCGCCACAGCGAGACCGGAAGTTCCCTGCGTGGCGCCGGCTTCCATGGGGTGGCTCAGCGCCACCCTCGTCGCGGGTGGGACTGCCCGACGCGCCCACGCCTGGACCGCGGTACCGGCGGCCTCGCGCGCACGCTCTGGGAAGCCTCCTAA
- the cutA gene encoding divalent cation tolerance protein CutA, with product MAVWTVTTTTPTEQSAEEIAETVVGEQLAAAAWISGPVKSVWWHLGEPGSGQEWRVELRTLAGIVDRLMVRIRVLHPWDNPELVGIPVGACSPEYAK from the coding sequence GTGGCTGTATGGACTGTGACCACCACAACGCCTACCGAGCAATCTGCCGAAGAGATCGCGGAAACCGTAGTAGGGGAACAGCTTGCCGCGGCCGCGTGGATCAGCGGGCCGGTGAAGTCCGTGTGGTGGCATCTTGGAGAGCCCGGAAGCGGACAGGAGTGGCGTGTCGAGCTCCGGACCCTCGCCGGCATCGTGGACCGTCTGATGGTCCGGATCAGGGTTCTGCACCCGTGGGACAACCCGGAATTGGTCGGTATCCCGGTAGGTGCGTGCTCGCCGGAGTATGCGAAATAG